A genome region from Nitrospirota bacterium includes the following:
- a CDS encoding TolC family protein, giving the protein MRRLRVALSLVLVLAFTGGAHALTVDEAVKTALQNNHRIQQFIVRERSVQETIGSRRSEFMPRLDANYNYRKSSESTFFQAGTTSLVALEASYNLFRGFSDLRSYQAARKNAEAAVYERRAVQEDIVLSVRTAYAEVLRARSRLQTAKESVRLLERQLKDAAAFLREGLIAKNDYLKVEVELATARQNLLQARGNVRVTLKRLARLMAVEIAEDEEIEGFAGLPALDVGAYEGMKKAMLERRSELKALRAQRESETLRMRAIKGQYYPSLDVSASYTRYGDSVVPNGHHLFFGDEMLGTVSLNWNLFSGFRRKHDMAEARYLARATEQEYRDTVQELTLQLREAVELYSVSEGQLKVARTAVVQAEENYRVTDARYRENLATTTDLIDAENFLTRARNQLDGALYDLHIAAARIQRVLEQGVPEEFRSS; this is encoded by the coding sequence ATGAGGCGGCTCCGTGTGGCGCTTTCCCTTGTTCTGGTCCTGGCCTTTACCGGTGGGGCGCACGCCCTTACCGTGGATGAGGCCGTCAAGACGGCCCTTCAGAACAACCACCGCATCCAGCAGTTCATCGTCCGCGAGCGTTCCGTCCAGGAGACCATCGGCTCCAGGCGCTCGGAGTTCATGCCCAGGCTCGATGCGAACTACAACTACCGGAAGTCGAGCGAGTCCACTTTCTTTCAGGCCGGTACGACCTCGCTCGTGGCCCTGGAGGCGAGCTACAATCTTTTCCGGGGCTTCTCGGACCTGAGGTCCTACCAGGCCGCCCGGAAGAACGCCGAGGCGGCCGTCTACGAGCGCCGTGCCGTGCAGGAGGACATCGTGCTTTCGGTCCGGACCGCCTATGCCGAGGTCCTGAGGGCCAGGAGCCGTCTGCAGACGGCCAAGGAAAGTGTGCGTCTCCTCGAGCGGCAGTTGAAGGACGCGGCGGCGTTTCTCCGGGAGGGCCTCATCGCAAAGAACGACTATCTCAAGGTGGAAGTGGAGCTGGCCACCGCCCGGCAGAACCTCCTGCAGGCCCGGGGCAACGTGCGGGTGACGCTGAAGAGACTGGCCAGGCTGATGGCGGTGGAGATTGCCGAGGACGAGGAAATCGAGGGCTTCGCGGGCCTGCCGGCACTCGATGTCGGCGCCTATGAGGGCATGAAGAAGGCCATGCTTGAGAGGCGGAGCGAGCTGAAGGCCCTCCGGGCGCAGAGGGAATCGGAGACTCTCAGGATGAGGGCCATAAAGGGCCAGTATTATCCCTCCCTGGACGTCTCGGCGTCCTATACGCGGTACGGCGACTCGGTCGTTCCCAATGGGCACCATCTGTTCTTCGGGGACGAAATGTTGGGAACGGTCAGCCTCAACTGGAACCTTTTTAGCGGGTTCAGGAGAAAGCACGACATGGCCGAGGCGCGTTACCTCGCCCGGGCGACGGAGCAGGAGTACCGGGATACGGTGCAGGAGCTGACCCTGCAGCTCAGGGAAGCCGTCGAGCTTTACAGTGTTTCGGAGGGGCAGCTCAAGGTGGCCCGCACGGCCGTGGTGCAGGCGGAGGAAAACTACCGGGTGACGGACGCCCGGTACCGGGAGAACCTGGCCACGACCACCGACCTCATAGACGCCGAGAACTTCCTCACCAGGGCCCGCAACCAGCTTGACGGGGCCCTGTACGACCTGCACATCGCCGCCGCCCGCATCCAGCGGGTGCTGGAGCAGGGCGTTCCGGAGGAGTTCCGGAGCTCCTGA
- a CDS encoding efflux RND transporter permease subunit, with translation MDVVRFSITKPVTIVVGVILVVLFGLIGLMRMPYQLSPSVVEPEITVTTVWRGATPYEVEREIIEEQEEALKGIPGLAEMESESSNGMGTVTLRFRVGTDVDDALLRVSNKLNEVPRYPDAAEKPVINATGAATSPVVWMLLKSVEGNPRPVETYFSFFENEVRQHLERVEGVADLFVRGGIEKEMHIIVNPERLAAYGLTINDVIEVLGAENVNVSAGNLGVSRRDYRIRTTGEFTSPEEIEGVVLRSTGQRRIRVRDVATVKFGYEKRRDKVMHNSEGGIAVGVKPEPGTNVLTLTDRTKEVVDRLNKEVLLPQGIFLDWVYDQRPYIRGAIDLIQQNILVGGILAVLVLLLFLQSARAPVVVATAIPISIIGTFIFMQMLGRNLNVVSLAGIAFAVGMLVDNAIVVIENIDRHRKMGKSAFSAAYDGTREVWGAVLASTATTVAVFLPVVFIQEEAGQLFRDIAIAVVSAVTLSLFVSVLVIPMLSRKIFGLTRGGKRGRKVPRKGGVLSAVGGKARGLVMAAVAATTKNWATRVVTVLSLTGLAVAVVVFLIPPMEYLPQGNRNLIINYMVPPPGLSYAEREQIGEHLFEQVEPYIGQDRDGLPAIENMFYVGSEGFMIFGATSKRIDRAADLIPLFTRMIYSVPGMFGVSLQAGIFQTRLGQGRTIDVDISGKNLNNIVQSAQVLFGKIKAEGIEQIRPVPTMEVLYPEVRLVPRRDRLRSNGMSTRDLGVALDVLMDGRDVGEFKQPGEKKIDMVLLTTEEDVSTPEALFSSLVVTPGGKVVPVSSLADMQRTTGITQIRHLERNRTVTLEVTPPKTMPLESAMNSIKTRIVPGLKQAGMLGGVDIKLGGAADKLDVTRRALQWNFVLAAMIAYLLMAALFGNFVYPLVIMFTVPLAGAGGFVGLTILNLFVSQPLDVVTMLGFVILVGIVVNNAILIVHQALNNIRYHGMGHREAVLESTRSRLRPIYMSASTSIFGMLPLVVFPGAGSELYRGLGSVILGGIAVSTVFTVFIIPSLLLFVIRMEKVPTRKEPDGRTEEVAREAQPEEKAVSLREGGTS, from the coding sequence ATGGACGTCGTACGGTTTTCCATAACCAAGCCCGTCACCATCGTGGTGGGCGTCATCCTGGTGGTGCTCTTCGGCCTCATAGGGCTCATGAGGATGCCCTACCAGCTCTCCCCTTCGGTGGTGGAGCCCGAGATAACGGTGACCACCGTATGGAGGGGCGCCACGCCGTACGAGGTGGAGAGGGAGATCATCGAGGAGCAGGAAGAGGCCCTCAAGGGCATTCCCGGCCTCGCGGAGATGGAGAGCGAGTCCAGCAACGGCATGGGAACGGTCACCCTCCGCTTCCGCGTCGGCACGGACGTAGACGATGCGCTCCTCAGGGTGTCGAATAAACTGAACGAAGTCCCCCGCTACCCCGACGCCGCCGAAAAGCCCGTCATCAACGCCACGGGTGCGGCCACCTCGCCGGTCGTCTGGATGCTGCTGAAGTCGGTCGAGGGCAACCCGCGGCCCGTGGAGACCTATTTCAGTTTCTTCGAGAACGAGGTGCGCCAGCACCTGGAGCGGGTGGAAGGCGTGGCGGACCTCTTCGTCCGCGGCGGCATAGAGAAGGAAATGCACATAATCGTCAACCCGGAGCGCCTTGCCGCCTACGGGCTGACGATAAACGACGTCATCGAGGTCCTCGGGGCCGAGAACGTCAATGTCTCGGCCGGCAACCTGGGCGTAAGCCGGCGAGACTACCGGATTCGGACCACGGGGGAGTTCACCAGCCCGGAGGAAATCGAAGGGGTCGTCCTGCGCTCCACCGGGCAGCGCCGCATCCGGGTGCGCGACGTGGCCACCGTGAAGTTCGGGTACGAGAAGCGGCGCGACAAGGTGATGCACAACTCCGAAGGCGGCATCGCAGTGGGCGTGAAGCCCGAGCCGGGGACAAACGTGCTCACCCTGACGGACAGGACCAAGGAGGTCGTGGACCGTCTGAACAAGGAGGTTCTCCTCCCTCAGGGGATATTCCTGGACTGGGTCTATGACCAGAGGCCCTACATCCGGGGGGCCATAGACCTCATCCAGCAGAACATCCTCGTGGGCGGCATCCTGGCCGTTTTGGTCCTTCTGCTGTTCCTCCAGAGCGCCCGGGCCCCGGTGGTGGTGGCCACTGCCATCCCCATCAGCATTATCGGCACGTTCATATTCATGCAGATGCTGGGCAGGAACCTCAACGTGGTGAGCCTTGCCGGCATAGCCTTTGCCGTGGGGATGCTCGTGGACAATGCCATCGTGGTCATCGAGAACATCGACAGGCATCGGAAGATGGGGAAATCCGCCTTCTCGGCGGCCTATGACGGCACCAGGGAGGTCTGGGGGGCGGTTCTGGCCTCCACGGCCACCACGGTGGCCGTCTTCCTGCCGGTGGTCTTCATCCAGGAGGAGGCGGGCCAACTCTTCCGGGACATCGCCATAGCCGTTGTTTCAGCGGTCACCCTGAGCCTCTTCGTCTCCGTGCTGGTCATTCCCATGCTCTCGCGGAAAATCTTCGGGCTGACCCGGGGCGGAAAGAGAGGGAGAAAAGTTCCCCGGAAGGGAGGCGTCCTTTCGGCGGTGGGCGGGAAGGCAAGGGGCCTCGTCATGGCGGCGGTCGCCGCGACGACGAAGAACTGGGCCACCAGGGTGGTGACGGTCCTTTCGCTCACGGGCCTTGCCGTGGCGGTGGTGGTGTTCCTGATACCGCCGATGGAGTACCTGCCCCAGGGAAACCGGAACCTCATCATCAACTACATGGTTCCTCCGCCGGGCCTGTCCTATGCCGAGCGGGAGCAGATAGGAGAGCATCTGTTCGAGCAGGTGGAGCCGTACATCGGGCAGGACCGGGACGGCTTGCCCGCCATCGAGAACATGTTCTACGTTGGGTCGGAGGGTTTCATGATATTCGGGGCTACGAGCAAGCGCATTGACAGGGCGGCCGACCTCATCCCCCTGTTTACACGGATGATCTATTCGGTGCCGGGCATGTTCGGCGTGAGCCTTCAGGCCGGCATCTTCCAGACGCGCCTGGGCCAGGGGCGCACCATCGACGTGGATATCAGCGGCAAGAACCTGAATAACATCGTGCAGTCGGCGCAGGTGCTCTTCGGCAAGATCAAGGCCGAGGGCATCGAGCAGATCAGGCCGGTGCCCACCATGGAGGTCCTGTATCCCGAGGTGCGGCTGGTCCCCCGGAGGGACCGCCTGCGCAGCAACGGGATGAGCACCCGGGACCTGGGCGTGGCCCTGGACGTGCTCATGGACGGCCGGGACGTGGGGGAGTTCAAGCAGCCCGGCGAGAAGAAGATAGACATGGTGCTCCTGACGACGGAGGAGGACGTCTCCACGCCGGAAGCCCTCTTCTCCTCCCTGGTGGTCACCCCCGGAGGCAAGGTGGTGCCCGTGTCGAGCCTGGCGGATATGCAGAGGACCACGGGCATTACCCAGATCCGCCACCTGGAGCGCAACCGCACCGTCACGCTCGAGGTCACCCCTCCGAAAACCATGCCCCTGGAGTCGGCCATGAACAGCATAAAGACGCGCATCGTCCCCGGGCTGAAGCAGGCGGGCATGCTCGGGGGCGTGGACATCAAACTGGGGGGCGCGGCCGACAAGCTCGACGTGACGCGGAGGGCCCTTCAGTGGAACTTCGTTCTGGCGGCCATGATAGCCTATCTGCTCATGGCGGCACTGTTTGGAAACTTCGTCTATCCCCTGGTCATCATGTTTACGGTACCGCTGGCCGGGGCGGGCGGGTTCGTCGGGCTGACCATACTGAACCTCTTCGTCTCCCAGCCTCTGGACGTGGTGACCATGCTCGGTTTTGTCATCCTGGTCGGCATCGTGGTCAATAACGCCATCCTTATCGTCCACCAGGCCCTGAACAACATCCGTTACCACGGGATGGGGCACCGGGAGGCGGTGCTCGAGTCCACCCGCTCCAGGCTCAGGCCCATCTACATGAGCGCATCCACCAGCATCTTCGGCATGCTCCCCCTGGTGGTTTTCCCCGGTGCGGGCTCGGAGCTTTACCGGGGACTGGGAAGCGTCATCCTGGGAGGCATCGCCGTCTCCACAGTCTTTACGGTCTTCATCATCCCCTCGCTTCTGCTTTTCGTCATCCGGATGGAGAAGGTGCCGACCCGGAAGGAACCGGATGGGCGGACGGAGGAGGTTGCCCGGGAGGCGCAACCGGAGGAGAAGGCAGTCTCGCTCCGGGAAGGAGGGACGTCATGA
- a CDS encoding efflux RND transporter periplasmic adaptor subunit, translating into MKISRLAKGVLALVLLLLPLVAAGLSEEKGPDAAKKKPAGPPPALVVVDAIEEGMVAPSALFVGTVYYAQVSDLSAEVEGQVQSVNYEEGRRVKKGQVLVRLSTELLEAKIQGVRASFEQAVAEYQKAKKDLERIENLYREETVSESLRDEHFFKTQSLEKKRDSLRAELERLEIEKRKKTIEAPFGGIILEKTVEPGEWVTGGGTVAVLADDSALDVLVDVPERILPYIQKGRSLEVQSGGRSLAGTVLTVIPKGDVATRSFTVKLRLAGKSGLLQGMEARVRIPTGPGSKGLVVLRDAVIEMFGQNIVFVVQEGKARMVPVSVTGYEGLVAGIEGPGLVAGMKAVIKGNERLRDGQPVTVAGQKGRSNG; encoded by the coding sequence ATGAAGATATCCCGGTTGGCGAAGGGTGTTCTGGCGCTGGTGCTTCTCCTGCTGCCCCTGGTCGCGGCGGGCCTTTCCGAGGAAAAGGGCCCGGATGCAGCCAAAAAGAAGCCCGCGGGTCCGCCGCCTGCCCTGGTGGTGGTCGATGCAATCGAGGAAGGCATGGTGGCTCCTTCCGCCCTGTTCGTGGGCACCGTCTACTATGCCCAGGTCTCCGACCTTTCGGCGGAAGTGGAAGGCCAGGTGCAGAGCGTCAACTACGAAGAAGGACGGCGGGTGAAGAAGGGCCAGGTGCTCGTCCGCCTGAGCACCGAGCTTCTGGAGGCAAAAATACAGGGCGTCCGGGCCTCCTTCGAGCAGGCCGTGGCTGAGTACCAGAAGGCGAAGAAGGACCTGGAGCGCATCGAGAACCTTTACAGGGAGGAGACCGTTTCGGAGTCGCTGAGGGACGAGCACTTTTTCAAAACACAGTCCCTCGAGAAGAAGCGCGACTCCCTGAGGGCCGAGCTCGAGAGGCTGGAGATAGAAAAGAGGAAGAAGACCATAGAGGCCCCCTTCGGCGGGATAATCCTGGAAAAGACGGTGGAGCCCGGCGAGTGGGTGACGGGGGGCGGCACCGTGGCCGTCCTGGCCGATGACAGCGCCCTCGATGTCCTGGTGGACGTGCCCGAGAGGATACTGCCCTACATCCAGAAGGGCCGCTCCCTCGAGGTGCAAAGCGGGGGCAGGAGCCTCGCGGGCACCGTTTTGACCGTTATCCCCAAGGGCGACGTGGCCACGCGGAGCTTCACCGTCAAGCTGAGGCTTGCGGGCAAAAGCGGGCTTCTTCAGGGCATGGAGGCTCGGGTGAGGATTCCCACGGGGCCCGGGAGCAAGGGGCTCGTCGTCCTGCGCGACGCGGTCATCGAGATGTTCGGCCAGAACATCGTCTTCGTCGTCCAGGAGGGGAAGGCCAGGATGGTCCCCGTTTCGGTGACCGGTTACGAAGGGCTCGTGGCCGGCATCGAAGGGCCGGGCCTCGTGGCCGGAATGAAGGCCGTCATCAAGGGCAACGAGCGGCTCCGTGACGGGCAGCCCGTCACGGTGGCCGGGCAGAAGGGCCGGAGCAACGGATAG